TGACCGCAGAAACCGCCGGCAAGTACGCCGCGGGTGCTGCAGTGCCTGTGGCTGATGTGTTTGCTGTCGGCCAAAAGGTGGACGTGCAAGGCACCTCCATCGGTAAGGGCTACGCCGGTACCATCAAGCGTCACAACATGAGCTCGCAGCGCGCGTCGCACGGTAACAGCCGTTCGCACAACGTGCCTGGCTCGATCGGTATGGCACAAGACCCCGGTCGCGTGTTCCCCGGCAAGCGCATGACGGGCCACCTCGGCGATGTCACCAAGACCACGCAAAACCTCGATGTCATCCGCATCGACGAAGCGCGTCAACTGCTCTTGATCAAGGGCGCGATTCCGGGCTCCAAGGGTGGGTTCGTGACCGTGCGTCCCGCCATCAAGGCCAAAGCCTCCAAAGGAGCGAACTAATGCAGCTCGAACTCCTGAATGACCAAGGCCAAGGCGCATCCAAGCTGGATGTTCCCGAAACCGTGTTCGGTCGTGAATACAACGAAGATCTGGTGCACCAGATCGTGGTGGCCTACCAGGCCAACGCACGCCAAGGCACTCGCGCCCAGAAGGACCGCGAGCAAGTCCGTCACTCGACCAAGAAGCCTTTCAAGCAAAAGGGTACGGGTAACGCACGTGCAGGTATGACTTCCTCGCCACTGTGGCGTGGGGGCGGTCGGATTTTCCCGAACATGCCTG
Above is a window of Acidovorax sp. KKS102 DNA encoding:
- the rplC gene encoding 50S ribosomal protein L3, whose translation is MSLSNSLGLLGRKVGMMRLFTDDGDAVPVTVVDVSNNRVTQVKTQENDGYVALQVTFGSRKASRVTKPEAGHLAKAGVEAGEIIQEFRVTAETAGKYAAGAAVPVADVFAVGQKVDVQGTSIGKGYAGTIKRHNMSSQRASHGNSRSHNVPGSIGMAQDPGRVFPGKRMTGHLGDVTKTTQNLDVIRIDEARQLLLIKGAIPGSKGGFVTVRPAIKAKASKGAN